A section of the Sedimentisphaera cyanobacteriorum genome encodes:
- a CDS encoding XylR family transcriptional regulator, whose product MKKILIVVDTSRATGRKFLSGVEKYLSTLTDWEVFVQPPDYLKESASDYDFDFKYLKPDGLLIRDAFKIPELLETDTTKVVSDTLHELIPGTSTIMTNSQNIGQMAADYFTGLGFYNFAYCGFSEFEWSQKRLQAFKKALEDTEVNSFYNYLSDSPENNVHQSERLNIAEWLKKLPRPICIFACNDDRAVSVLEACKIAEINVPEEIAVLGVDNDELICNLSSPPLSSIELDFETAGYAAAQHLNNLIEKTGDYKIIKVSPLDIIERRSTDILAIDDEEVVSAIVFIRKNFDKPIQTIDVVEATCLSKRDLEKRFKATLKRTIKSEIERLRINLIKNKLLNSSKSIHQIALELKFTDPEHFSRYFRNATGESPKQFRMEK is encoded by the coding sequence ATGAAGAAGATACTTATAGTCGTCGATACGTCTAGAGCTACAGGAAGAAAATTTCTTTCGGGAGTGGAGAAATATCTCTCAACACTTACAGACTGGGAGGTTTTTGTTCAGCCTCCGGATTATCTGAAGGAATCGGCCTCGGATTATGATTTTGATTTTAAGTACCTAAAGCCCGACGGCCTGCTTATTCGAGATGCGTTCAAAATTCCTGAACTGTTAGAGACTGATACAACAAAAGTGGTCAGCGATACGCTTCACGAACTGATACCCGGAACCTCCACAATAATGACCAATTCCCAAAATATCGGGCAAATGGCAGCCGATTACTTCACAGGCCTTGGGTTCTACAACTTTGCCTACTGCGGTTTCAGTGAATTTGAGTGGTCTCAGAAGCGTCTTCAGGCATTTAAGAAGGCATTAGAGGATACCGAGGTAAATTCTTTTTACAACTACCTCAGCGATTCACCGGAAAATAACGTCCATCAGTCAGAAAGACTCAATATAGCCGAATGGCTGAAGAAGCTTCCGCGGCCGATATGTATTTTCGCCTGCAACGACGACCGTGCGGTTTCAGTACTTGAGGCCTGCAAGATAGCAGAGATAAACGTGCCTGAGGAAATCGCTGTGCTGGGAGTTGATAACGACGAGCTGATATGCAATCTTTCATCCCCTCCTCTTTCAAGCATAGAGCTGGATTTTGAGACAGCAGGTTATGCAGCTGCCCAGCATCTTAACAACCTTATTGAAAAAACAGGGGATTATAAAATCATTAAGGTTTCTCCTTTAGATATCATCGAAAGACGCTCCACAGATATCCTCGCAATAGATGATGAGGAGGTGGTTTCGGCGATTGTTTTTATAAGGAAAAATTTCGACAAGCCGATTCAGACCATTGATGTAGTAGAGGCAACGTGCCTTTCAAAGCGGGATCTTGAGAAAAGGTTCAAAGCTACATTGAAAAGGACAATAAAAAGCGAGATAGAAAGGCTGAGAATAAATCTTATTAAAAACAAACTGCTTAACAGCTCCAAATCAATACATCAGATAGCTCTTGAGCTGAAGTTTACCGATCCTGAGCATTTCTCAAGATACTTCAGAAACGCTACAGGCGAAAGCCCAAAGCAGTTCAGGATGGAGAAATGA
- a CDS encoding rhamnogalacturonan lyase family protein, whose protein sequence is MVFKITKTALTISIIVSLCAYGLGEFVQDVGSDGIVSFEAENCDARTAKSGRSWNEINSSECSSNAAMQAQPDEGEVFNTGYAEQSPSMEFEVYFVKTGTHYVWFRCLPLDGYSDSFHIGLDGQELASADRARSSNFESWNWSKSTMDGNDASIEVGSPGVHTVNVWMREDGFRVDKIVITSSSSYSPSGYGPDQSIRNYPPSAPEGLSASGIDNGVSLVWDDNPESDIAGYNVKRALSAEGAYSTIAEDVSATSYIDNTAENGTVYYYVVSAADNAGNHSENSESAFAVPHLVKRKMEKIDRGTVAVDIGSSGVYVGWRMLGTEPQSVEYNVYRDGQKINSSPISNSTNFVDSSGTQSSTYRIAAVIDGEEQQKSSPVSVWNDFYKDVPLQRPSGGTTPDGVDYTYSPNDASVGDLDGDGEYEIILKWDPSNSKDNSHSGYTGNVYIDAYEMDGTFMWRVDLGRNIRAGAHYTQFMVYDLDCDGYSEMVCRTSDGAEDGQGNTIGDPSADYRNSAGRILTGPEYLTVFDGQTGAALASEAFEPARGNVSDWGDSYGNRVDRFLAGVAYLDGERPSVIMTRGYYEKTVLAAWDWRGGELSLRWIFDSDDPGNSAYAGQGCHTLSIADVDSDKRDEIIFGSCTIDDDGTGLYSTGLGHGDALHVSDMDPYRPGLEVWQCHETSASGASYRDAETGEIIWEHPNTGDVGRALAANIDNREIGYQLWSFAAGGTYNVDGSQMSSSMPSLNFAIWWTSDLQREMLDAADGQGMNPIMDKWDSQADSVYRLMSIYSIPDSYSTNSNNYTKANPCLTADILGDWREEMIYRASDNEKLRIFTTTDKTTHRIYTLMHDPQYRLAVAWQNVGYNQPPHPSFYIGLGMTPPEQPDISLITPRFNPADILPDGRIELKDYAVLSSEWMKHLAEPQADIAPAGGDGAVNLLDLNVLIEKWLETENGLSS, encoded by the coding sequence ATGGTTTTTAAGATTACTAAAACAGCTCTTACAATTTCAATTATTGTTTCTCTATGCGCTTATGGCTTGGGTGAATTCGTTCAAGATGTCGGCTCAGATGGTATTGTGTCTTTTGAAGCAGAAAACTGCGATGCAAGAACCGCCAAAAGCGGCCGCAGCTGGAATGAAATAAATTCATCTGAGTGCAGCAGTAATGCAGCAATGCAGGCTCAGCCGGATGAGGGGGAAGTTTTCAATACCGGTTATGCAGAGCAAAGCCCCAGTATGGAATTTGAAGTATATTTTGTAAAAACGGGGACTCATTACGTATGGTTCAGGTGTCTGCCTCTGGATGGCTACAGCGATTCATTCCATATCGGCCTCGATGGCCAAGAGCTTGCCTCCGCAGACAGAGCAAGAAGCTCGAATTTTGAAAGCTGGAACTGGTCTAAATCCACAATGGACGGCAATGATGCTTCAATCGAAGTAGGTTCTCCAGGGGTTCATACGGTCAATGTGTGGATGAGGGAGGATGGATTCCGTGTTGATAAGATTGTGATTACCAGCAGTTCTTCTTATTCTCCGTCCGGCTATGGCCCTGATCAAAGCATCCGCAATTATCCGCCCTCAGCTCCAGAAGGGCTCTCTGCAAGCGGTATTGACAATGGGGTCTCGCTAGTTTGGGATGATAATCCCGAATCTGATATAGCCGGCTACAACGTGAAAAGAGCCTTGTCTGCCGAAGGGGCATACAGCACAATCGCTGAGGATGTCTCTGCAACCAGTTATATTGACAATACAGCAGAAAACGGGACAGTTTATTATTATGTTGTTTCCGCAGCCGACAACGCAGGAAACCACTCTGAAAACAGTGAATCTGCCTTTGCCGTGCCTCACCTTGTGAAACGAAAAATGGAAAAAATCGACCGCGGAACAGTGGCGGTGGATATAGGCAGCAGCGGGGTTTACGTTGGCTGGAGAATGCTCGGTACAGAGCCTCAAAGCGTTGAATACAACGTTTACCGCGACGGGCAGAAAATAAATTCATCCCCCATTTCAAATTCAACGAACTTTGTCGATTCCTCGGGCACTCAAAGCAGTACATACAGAATCGCAGCGGTGATTGATGGAGAAGAGCAGCAGAAGTCCAGCCCTGTATCGGTATGGAATGATTTTTACAAAGACGTACCTCTTCAGAGACCCTCAGGCGGGACAACTCCTGATGGCGTGGATTATACCTACAGCCCGAATGATGCAAGCGTTGGCGACCTTGATGGAGACGGGGAATATGAAATCATTCTGAAATGGGACCCTTCCAACTCCAAAGACAACTCGCACAGCGGCTATACGGGAAACGTGTATATCGATGCCTATGAAATGGACGGAACTTTTATGTGGAGGGTAGATCTGGGCAGAAATATTCGTGCAGGAGCCCATTATACCCAGTTTATGGTGTACGACTTAGACTGCGACGGCTATTCAGAAATGGTTTGCAGAACATCAGACGGCGCAGAAGACGGGCAGGGAAACACTATCGGAGATCCGTCAGCGGACTACCGCAATTCTGCCGGCAGGATTCTAACCGGCCCGGAATATCTCACGGTATTCGACGGGCAGACGGGAGCAGCCCTTGCTTCTGAGGCTTTCGAACCTGCAAGAGGCAATGTTTCAGACTGGGGGGATTCTTACGGCAACCGTGTTGACCGTTTCCTTGCGGGAGTGGCTTATCTGGACGGGGAGAGGCCAAGCGTTATTATGACTCGAGGCTATTACGAGAAAACCGTTTTGGCTGCTTGGGACTGGCGCGGAGGCGAGCTGTCTTTGAGATGGATTTTCGATAGCGACGACCCGGGCAATTCCGCATATGCAGGCCAAGGCTGCCACACCCTCAGCATTGCAGATGTTGACAGCGATAAAAGAGATGAGATCATTTTCGGTTCCTGCACGATTGATGATGACGGAACCGGCCTTTACTCCACCGGCTTAGGCCATGGAGACGCACTGCATGTTTCAGATATGGATCCTTACCGCCCTGGGCTTGAAGTTTGGCAGTGCCATGAGACATCCGCCTCAGGCGCTTCGTACCGTGATGCTGAAACGGGCGAGATTATCTGGGAACACCCCAATACAGGCGATGTAGGCAGGGCGCTTGCAGCCAATATAGACAATCGGGAAATCGGTTATCAGCTCTGGTCTTTTGCTGCCGGCGGTACTTACAACGTTGACGGGTCTCAAATGAGCAGCTCTATGCCTAGTTTGAATTTCGCAATATGGTGGACATCTGATCTGCAGCGCGAAATGCTCGACGCAGCAGACGGGCAGGGAATGAATCCGATTATGGATAAGTGGGACAGTCAGGCTGACAGCGTTTACAGGCTGATGAGTATTTACAGCATTCCTGATTCATACAGTACAAACTCCAACAACTACACCAAGGCAAATCCCTGCCTTACAGCAGATATCCTCGGAGACTGGCGGGAGGAAATGATTTATCGTGCTTCCGACAACGAGAAGCTCAGGATCTTCACTACCACAGACAAGACAACTCATCGTATTTACACACTTATGCACGATCCGCAGTACCGATTGGCTGTTGCTTGGCAGAATGTCGGCTACAATCAGCCCCCGCATCCAAGCTTTTATATAGGGTTGGGGATGACTCCTCCCGAGCAGCCGGATATATCGCTGATAACTCCAAGATTCAATCCTGCTGATATTCTTCCAGACGGCAGAATAGAGCTGAAAGACTATGCTGTGTTATCCAGTGAGTGGATGAAGCATCTTGCAGAGCCTCAAGCTGATATTGCCCCTGCAGGCGGAGACGGCGCTGTAAACCTTTTAGACTTAAACGTTCTAATTGAAAAATGGCTTGAAACGGAAAATGGACTATCCAGCTGA
- the araA gene encoding L-arabinose isomerase, with protein MNVLGNYEVWFVTGSQHLYGREALDQVNSDSQAICEGLNSAGLPCKVVFKPVLTTSEEIAKLAADANNSPECIGLVMWMHTFSPAKMWIKGLSILNKPFAHLHTQCNRDIPWEKIDMDFMNLNQSAHGGREFGFICSRMRKQRKVIVGHWQDKKVIEKLGIWIRAAAGWNEWQNLNVARFGDNMRNVAVTEGDKVEAEKQFGFSVNGYGVGDLVDIIQNTPDSEVQAVMDSYKSSYTLDFDDSHLPRVRESAKIEAGMRSFLEKGGFKAFTTTFEDLHGLEQLPGLAVQRLMEDGYGFGAEGDWKTAAIVRAMKVMSEGMDGGTSFMEDYTYHLEPGNMKVLGAHMLEVCSSLAENKPALEVHHLGIGGKADPPRLVFNVPNGNGINASVMDMGNRFRMLINPCRVVSPDADLPNLPVARVLWQPEPDLATAAEAWIHGGGAHHTGFSMALNSEHMEDFAEMAGIEYLHIDKDTTISSFKNDLRTNEIYYMLHKSLS; from the coding sequence ATGAATGTATTAGGAAATTATGAAGTATGGTTTGTTACCGGCAGCCAGCATTTGTACGGCAGAGAGGCGCTTGATCAGGTAAATTCAGACTCTCAAGCTATATGCGAAGGGCTCAATTCGGCCGGCCTTCCCTGCAAAGTTGTTTTCAAGCCTGTCCTAACCACCTCAGAAGAGATTGCTAAGCTTGCAGCAGATGCGAACAACTCTCCTGAATGCATAGGTCTTGTTATGTGGATGCATACATTCAGCCCTGCGAAGATGTGGATTAAGGGGCTCAGTATTTTGAACAAGCCTTTTGCTCACCTCCACACCCAGTGCAACAGGGATATCCCTTGGGAAAAGATTGATATGGATTTTATGAATCTGAATCAATCCGCACACGGCGGACGAGAATTCGGCTTTATATGCAGCAGGATGAGAAAGCAGCGCAAAGTAATCGTTGGCCACTGGCAGGATAAGAAGGTGATCGAGAAGCTCGGAATTTGGATAAGGGCTGCCGCAGGCTGGAATGAATGGCAGAACCTGAATGTTGCCAGATTCGGCGATAATATGCGAAATGTTGCTGTAACTGAAGGTGATAAAGTAGAAGCTGAAAAGCAGTTTGGTTTTTCGGTGAACGGCTACGGAGTTGGAGACCTTGTAGATATAATCCAAAACACGCCGGATTCAGAAGTTCAGGCCGTGATGGACAGCTACAAATCTTCGTACACGCTTGATTTTGATGATTCTCATCTGCCTCGAGTTCGCGAATCTGCAAAAATAGAGGCAGGAATGCGAAGTTTTCTCGAAAAGGGCGGTTTCAAAGCCTTCACAACAACCTTTGAAGACCTCCACGGTTTGGAGCAGCTCCCGGGCTTGGCGGTTCAAAGGCTCATGGAAGACGGCTATGGTTTCGGTGCTGAAGGCGACTGGAAAACAGCTGCGATTGTTCGTGCTATGAAGGTTATGTCTGAGGGTATGGACGGGGGAACGTCTTTTATGGAAGACTACACATACCACCTTGAGCCGGGTAATATGAAGGTTCTCGGGGCGCATATGCTTGAGGTATGCTCTTCGCTTGCCGAAAACAAGCCTGCCCTTGAGGTGCACCATCTGGGCATTGGCGGAAAGGCAGACCCGCCTCGGCTGGTGTTCAATGTGCCTAACGGAAACGGTATTAACGCATCAGTGATGGATATGGGCAATCGTTTCAGGATGCTCATCAATCCGTGCAGGGTGGTTTCACCGGATGCTGACCTGCCCAATCTGCCTGTTGCAAGGGTGCTTTGGCAGCCCGAGCCCGATCTCGCCACAGCAGCAGAAGCATGGATACACGGGGGAGGCGCTCATCATACCGGTTTCAGTATGGCTCTCAATTCCGAGCATATGGAAGATTTTGCGGAAATGGCCGGAATTGAGTATCTGCATATAGACAAAGATACAACTATAAGCAGCTTCAAAAATGATTTGCGTACCAATGAAATTTACTATATGCTTCATAAATCGCTGTCTTGA
- a CDS encoding transposase, with translation MAYNFLPCDRNQAYLLPPSLTDWLPEDHLAWFVLDAVEQIDLSQFYKKYRTDGVGNSAFHPSMMVALLIYSYCSGERSSRKIEKHCQTDVAYKVVTANQYPDHSTISRFRKDNQSHLKKLFLEILRLCVEADIVKLGNVSLDGTKIKANASLSANRTLKHLEQEIDKMLSEADAKDAEEDKAYGADKRGDELPEDMRDRNSRINRLKACKERLEQEKAEAEKQQQDKIDERKSKEENTGKKPRGRKPKPAEEAGNKDAKANVTDPDSRIMKTRKGFVQGLNAQAVTTEQQIIVAEDVTQEENDKQQLHPMLEQAEENRQAVEIEEEMGVALADAGYCSEDNFTKEPAGDIELLVATQKDYKQRKAMAEQPPPEEPIPDGLSPTELMERKLLTERGRELYKIRGQTVEPVFGQIKDVRGFDRFMQRGIEACRGEWSLICATHNLLKLWRSKKACWN, from the coding sequence ATGGCTTACAATTTCCTGCCTTGCGACCGAAATCAGGCGTATCTTCTGCCTCCCTCATTGACGGATTGGCTGCCGGAAGATCATCTGGCGTGGTTTGTTCTTGATGCGGTTGAACAAATCGACCTATCGCAGTTTTACAAAAAATACCGTACTGATGGAGTCGGCAATTCAGCTTTTCATCCTTCGATGATGGTTGCTCTGCTGATATATTCCTACTGTAGCGGCGAGCGTTCCAGCAGAAAGATAGAAAAGCACTGCCAGACGGATGTAGCCTATAAAGTTGTTACTGCCAATCAATATCCCGACCACAGTACGATCAGCCGATTTCGCAAGGATAACCAGTCGCATTTAAAGAAGTTGTTTCTGGAAATCCTCAGGCTTTGTGTTGAAGCAGACATTGTTAAACTCGGCAATGTTTCATTGGATGGGACAAAGATCAAAGCCAATGCTTCGTTATCAGCCAATCGAACACTAAAGCACCTGGAGCAGGAAATCGATAAGATGCTATCCGAGGCGGACGCTAAAGACGCCGAGGAAGACAAAGCTTATGGCGCTGATAAGCGAGGCGATGAACTGCCCGAAGATATGCGGGACCGCAATAGCCGAATAAACCGTCTAAAGGCCTGTAAAGAGCGTTTAGAGCAGGAAAAAGCAGAAGCCGAAAAACAACAGCAGGACAAGATAGATGAGCGGAAATCCAAAGAAGAAAATACCGGCAAAAAGCCTCGTGGTCGTAAGCCCAAACCTGCCGAAGAAGCTGGAAACAAAGATGCCAAAGCCAATGTTACCGACCCCGACAGCAGAATCATGAAAACTCGAAAAGGTTTCGTTCAGGGTCTTAATGCTCAGGCGGTGACAACAGAGCAACAGATTATCGTTGCTGAGGATGTGACCCAAGAGGAAAATGATAAACAGCAATTACATCCGATGCTTGAGCAGGCCGAAGAAAATCGACAGGCCGTTGAAATCGAAGAGGAAATGGGTGTGGCTTTGGCAGATGCTGGCTATTGCAGTGAAGATAATTTTACAAAGGAGCCTGCTGGTGACATTGAGTTGCTGGTGGCGACACAGAAAGATTATAAGCAGCGAAAGGCAATGGCCGAGCAACCGCCGCCGGAAGAACCGATACCGGACGGCTTGTCGCCGACAGAATTGATGGAACGTAAACTGCTGACCGAACGAGGGCGAGAATTATATAAGATTCGAGGTCAGACAGTCGAACCAGTGTTTGGGCAGATTAAAGATGTTCGCGGTTTTGATCGATTTATGCAACGAGGCATTGAGGCTTGCCGCGGTGAGTGGTCGCTGATTTGCGCTACGCACAACCTTTTGAAGTTGTGGCGAAGCAAAAAGGCCTGCTGGAATTGA
- a CDS encoding family 43 glycosylhydrolase, with protein MGRCVPVILMLLVFSGLASALEEDVAQGMKHVHDPSMIYSDGSYYVFTTGSGIGIRRSSDLKQWNYIGRVFSDIPDWVEEKVEGVSGFWAPDITYHNGKYYICYSASTFGSQTSVLGLASNTTLNPTDPNYAWVDEGEILESPPSSPPAYNAIDGTFVKDENGDMWLTFGSFWEGIMLTRLNSSTLKPAQTPAQIHHIARRSSSSAIEAPYITYRNGYYYLFVNWGLCCRGVDSTYKIVVGRSDSIEGPYLDKNGDSLLYAAGGTLFVGDSGRWIGPGHADITAAEGENYFTYHAYDALNEGTPTLRINYLHFSDQGWPVMGDSLTEPEDPPEGDTAAHWDFDDGQPGAAMNNTGQTAQPASADISGNDFFLYAWDDTYGPSFSQEGQTPSGLGLSCRLNGGQDAYTKDSSLNNWSPEIWTVELAVKLDNLNGWQTFLGRDGSSQGEAEADFYLQKNGINDKLRINFDTVGGQRYILDSSISAQSGKWYYLAAVSNGSELKIYADKLDGQGSEVVGALDLNSSNNNALASGGFNWTIGRGWFNGAMVDHVSGFIDDVKFSNIALKPSEFLHYQCGAWGYLEYDFNQDCFVDIKDFPFFTTSWAGSLQQLESFLAQWLESSNPYDS; from the coding sequence ATGGGGCGCTGCGTTCCTGTAATTTTGATGCTTCTTGTATTCTCTGGATTAGCTTCTGCCCTCGAGGAAGATGTAGCTCAGGGAATGAAACACGTTCACGATCCTTCAATGATATATTCAGATGGCTCGTATTATGTCTTTACCACCGGCTCGGGGATAGGAATAAGACGTTCAAGCGATTTGAAGCAATGGAATTATATTGGCAGGGTCTTCTCAGATATTCCGGACTGGGTGGAAGAGAAGGTAGAGGGCGTATCGGGCTTCTGGGCTCCCGATATTACCTATCACAACGGCAAATACTACATTTGCTATTCGGCCTCCACCTTTGGTTCGCAAACATCAGTACTGGGTTTGGCCTCGAATACAACGCTCAACCCAACAGACCCTAATTATGCTTGGGTGGATGAAGGTGAAATTCTGGAATCTCCTCCTTCAAGCCCTCCAGCATACAATGCTATCGACGGAACGTTTGTAAAAGACGAAAACGGTGATATGTGGCTCACTTTCGGCTCATTCTGGGAAGGAATAATGCTTACAAGACTGAACAGCTCCACCCTCAAGCCCGCTCAAACTCCTGCTCAGATACACCATATCGCCCGAAGAAGCAGTTCATCAGCCATTGAGGCCCCATACATCACCTATCGAAACGGCTATTACTACCTTTTCGTGAATTGGGGGCTATGCTGCCGAGGTGTGGACAGTACTTACAAGATCGTTGTTGGGCGGTCTGACTCCATTGAAGGTCCTTATCTCGATAAAAACGGCGACAGCCTGCTTTACGCTGCAGGCGGAACGCTGTTTGTCGGTGATTCCGGCAGATGGATCGGCCCCGGACACGCCGATATTACCGCTGCTGAAGGCGAAAACTACTTCACCTATCACGCTTATGATGCCCTCAACGAGGGCACACCAACCCTCAGAATAAATTATCTGCACTTCAGCGATCAAGGCTGGCCGGTGATGGGAGATTCTCTTACCGAGCCGGAAGACCCGCCGGAAGGCGATACTGCTGCACATTGGGATTTTGACGACGGACAACCCGGTGCTGCGATGAACAATACAGGCCAAACCGCTCAGCCTGCATCCGCAGATATTTCCGGCAATGATTTTTTTCTTTACGCATGGGACGATACCTACGGCCCTTCATTCTCTCAGGAGGGACAGACGCCCAGCGGTCTTGGGCTGAGCTGCCGGCTAAACGGCGGGCAGGATGCTTATACCAAAGACTCCTCGCTTAACAACTGGTCTCCGGAGATTTGGACAGTAGAGCTCGCGGTTAAGCTTGATAATCTAAACGGCTGGCAGACATTTCTCGGCCGAGACGGATCATCACAGGGCGAGGCCGAGGCGGATTTTTATCTTCAGAAAAATGGGATAAATGACAAATTACGCATTAATTTTGATACTGTTGGCGGGCAGCGCTATATTTTAGATTCCAGCATCTCCGCTCAGTCCGGAAAGTGGTACTATCTTGCTGCTGTATCAAACGGCAGCGAATTGAAGATTTATGCCGACAAGCTCGACGGGCAGGGCTCTGAAGTTGTAGGGGCTTTGGATTTGAACTCATCCAACAACAACGCTCTTGCATCAGGCGGCTTCAACTGGACAATCGGACGCGGCTGGTTTAACGGGGCAATGGTTGACCACGTTAGCGGGTTTATTGATGATGTGAAGTTTTCCAACATTGCTTTGAAGCCCTCTGAGTTTCTCCATTATCAGTGCGGGGCTTGGGGATATCTGGAATACGATTTTAATCAAGACTGCTTTGTTGATATCAAGGATTTCCCTTTTTTCACCACGAGCTGGGCAGGCTCTTTACAGCAGCTTGAGTCTTTTTTGGCTCAGTGGCTTGAGAGCAGCAATCCTTATGATTCTTAA